The following nucleotide sequence is from Ignavibacteriales bacterium.
TGAAAGATAGCATTCATTAATGCTGTTTGATTGTCTTCTCCCAAGCGATTAATATCCGCACCTTTGGAGATTAGAAATTTTACAGTTTCAAATTGTCCGCTGCGGCAAGCCATTATTAATGCGGTATTACCAAGCTTTGTTGTCTGATTAACATCTGTCCCATTATCGCTTAGTCTTGTGCATTCATCAAGCAATCCTTTTTCCGCTGCTTTGATAAACTCTGTCTTGGATGCAGTATCAATTCACTTTTTATAGAAAATAACAATCCAACGGATAATGGAAACTATCGCCGATAGAACCAAAAATCCAATTAAATAAGAAAGTAGAGGATTATCTGATAAAAGACGTTCGAACATAATAACCTCTTAAAAATTATTTATTAATCTATTTTGTTCACTAAACTCAAAGAGCAACTTACTTTTGCAACCAAACTTCATGATCATAAAAATGCCACACTGTTTAAAGCGATCGGCTTGAAGAACGGGTTAGGCTTTATTTATTATTTTATCTTAACTTTTTCTATTAGAACTTTATCCTCATATTTTAAAATACCGTTTTTAACTTTTAGTGGGATGGGAAACAAAAACTCCACATACCAATCATCTATTTCTTCTTTAGGTGACCCCATATCCCAATACTTACCTGCTTCATCATTTAAAAACCATCTCCCATCTTTTTTTTCTTCTGAACCAAGAGTCATTCCAAGACATCGAGCTGTTATCTTGACTCCTTCATATTCATACTCAAACAGTAAGTATGCAGTATTCAATCGTTCCATTGCAGGTGTATTAAACATCTTTACTTTTATTGCCAGTCACCACCAAATGCTGCA
It contains:
- a CDS encoding ankyrin repeat domain-containing protein, with protein sequence MLDECTRLSDNGTDVNQTTKLGNTALIMACRSGQFETVKFLISKGADINRLGEDNQTALMNAIF